A single region of the Lotus japonicus ecotype B-129 chromosome 4, LjGifu_v1.2 genome encodes:
- the LOC130710064 gene encoding uncharacterized protein LOC130710064, translating to MSSWTLPGESSTQNSSPMNIDVNKGSICNPSTARVASNNIRKNFNFIEIEKQTYVDLGDMNMTCQYCGAKLWHLERAEKSKSTLDPDFSICCSKGKISIPYLKDSPELLLKLLTHNEPRRRNFLDNIRSYNSMFAFTSIGGKVVSSVNDGHGPPKFIISGQNYHRIGSLLPEEGHPPKFAQLYIYDTQNEVENRIKHFRYFISINLATSYIIYIYIYTFMVLIIIIYNRSGSGNSSIDPDLVSDLIKMVDEFNRLAKLFRRVRDYVQEGEAENVALRLFRSCSLDPKTYNLPSVDEVAALIVGHFDSSDCGRDIILRTRNGQLQRIYENHSSFMPLQYPILFPHGEKGFSEDIDFANSHNVNTDPRRDHISLREWVVFRLFERQFECKRIFLSRRLFQQFVVDCYSRAGPGPVQAGPQPRASKKEGASKKILKCYGF from the exons A TGTCCAGTTGGACTCTACCGGGTGAAAGCTCCACACAGAACTCATCTCCAATGAATATAGATGTAAATAAAG GGTCCATATGTAATCCATCTACTGCAAGAGTTGCTTCTAACAACATTCgcaaaaatttcaattttattgaaattgaaaaacaaa CATATGTTGACCTCGGGGATATGAATATGACATGTCAGTATTGTGGAGCAAAACTATGGCATTTAGAACGAGCTGAAAAGAGTAAATCAACTCTTGACCCAGATTTTTCTATATGTTGTAGTAAAGGCAAAATATCTATTCCTTATCTGAAAGACTCCCCTGAATTATTGTTGAAGTTGCTTACTCATAATGAACCAAGGAGACGAAATTTCCTTGATAACATTAGGTCGTACAATAGCATGTTTGCTTTCACCTCAATTGGAGGGAAAGTTGTCAGCAGTGTTAATGATGGTCATGGTCCTCCCAAATTTATTATCAGTGGTCAGAATTATCATCGGATCGGAAGTTTGCTTCCCGAAGAAGGTCATCCGCCTAAGTTTGCTCAATTGTATATATACGATACACAAAATGAAGTTGAAAACCGAATCAAACATTTCAGGTATTTCATAAGTATTAACTTAGCTACAAGTTAtattatatacatatacatatacacGTTTATGGTATTAATTATCATTATCTACAACAGGAGTGGTAGTGGAAATAGTAGTATTGATCCTGATTTGGTGTCTGACTTGATTAAAATGGTTGATGAATTCAATCGTTTAGCCAAGTTATTTAGAAGAGTCCGTGACTATGTTCAAGAGGGTGAAGCTGAGAATGTTGCTTTGAGATTATTCAGAAGTTGTTCTCTTGATCCCAAAACTTACAATCTTCCAAGTGTAGATGAAGTTGCAGCATTAATAGTTGGTCATTTTGATAGCTCTGATTGTGGGCGTGATATTATTCTACGTACAAGAAATGGTCAACTGCAGAGGATTTATGAAAACCATTCTTCCTTCATGCCATTACAATACCCAATTTTATTCCCACATGGTGAAAAAGGTTTCTCAGAGGATATTGATTTTGCAAATTCACATAATGTTAATACAGATCCTAGACGGGATCACATTTCATTGCGTGAGTGGGTAGTTTTTAGACTTTTTGAAAGGCAATTTGAATGCAAGCGAATATTTCTATCTAGACGATTGTTCCAACAGTTTGTTGTTGATTGCTAttccagggccggccctgggcctgtgcaagcaggcccacagcccagggcctccaaaaaagaaggggcctcaaaaaaaattctcaaatgcTACGGTTTCTAA
- the LOC130711731 gene encoding glycine-rich RNA-binding protein RZ1A encodes MSDVDEYRCFIGGLAWSTSDRKLKDAFEKFGKLTEAKVVVDKFSGRSRGFGFVTFDDKKAMDEAIDAMNGMDLDGRTITVDKAQPQGSSRDRDDGDRYRERGRDRDDRGDRDRSRGYGGSRGSNGGECFKCGKPGHFARECPSEGERGGGRYGGRESRSSGGGYGPDRNADRSSGGRSSRDGGSHGDSGSDRYHRDRSGPYERRGSSGGYR; translated from the exons ATGTCAGATGTGGACGAGTATCGCTGTTTTATTGGTGGCCTTGCCTGGTCAACATCTGATAGAAAGTTAAAGGATGCATTTGAAAAGTTTGGCAAGCTTACGGAAGCAAAG GTTGTTGTTGACAAGTTCTCTGGACGCTCTCGGGGGTTTGGATTTGTCACATTTGATGACAAGAAAGCAATGGACGAGGCTATTGATGCTATGAATGGGATGGATTTAGATGGGCGTACTATTACTGTTGATAAAGCTCAGCCACAAGGATCATCTAGGGATAGGGATGATGGTGATCGCTACAGAGAGCGTGGTCGTGATCGTGATGATCGTGGCGATCGTGATCGTAGCCGAGGCTATGGAGGTAGTCGTGGATCTAATGGAGGTGAATGCTTTAAGTGTGGTAAGCCTGGTCATTTTGCTAGGGAGTGTCCTAGTGAAGGGGAACGAGGAGGGGGAAGGTATGGTGGCAGGGAAAGTCGAAGCAGTGGCGGTGGCTATGGTCCTGATAGAAATGCAGATCGTTCTTCTGGTGGGCGCAGCAGCAGGGATGGTGGTAGTCATGGAGATTCTGGAAGTGATCGATACCATCGTGATCGTTCTGGACCGTATGAACGAAGGGGATCATCAGGAGGCTATCGTTGA